From a single Paramisgurnus dabryanus chromosome 17, PD_genome_1.1, whole genome shotgun sequence genomic region:
- the ganc gene encoding neutral alpha-glucosidase C: protein MEVNASESFESVVPGDEGKEKYKKNDDILFYRRQKDKGSSHYFASLETLVLTDRCASLELCEHESQDRLCLQIRVTQNGTIRVLIDELQAIKPRYRVSDVLTGEPTYVPLRIQWQKDDSLSLTWGLGEYQLLVSASPFRLEVTCDGEEIVTLNPGNRLCFETLQEPTRTSSGSLQVDEDPCGLWKETFRQFQDIKANGPSSVGMDLRLHGFSHTYGLPEHADTLLLKDTSTAEAYRLYNLDVFAYDINSRLGLYGSVPFMLAHKPERTLGVFWLNASETLIDIEYNPKPIEGANEPPEKKSKITPQTDVRWVSESGTIDCFILLGPSAAQVFSQYAQLTGYQALPPLFSLGYHQCRWNYEDEADVKAVDAGFDLHNIPYDVIWLDIEHTDGKRYFTWDSKLFPKPVELQHHLQKKKRKLVVISDPHIKIDPDWSFYCEAKEGGHMVKNREGGVYEGTCWPGESCYLDFSSSKTRSWYARNFSLNKYEGSTESLFIWNDMNEPSVFNGPEQTMPKDAVHHGDWEHRDLHNLYGFHQHMATFEGLLTRSGGLERPFVLSRSFFAGSQRWGAIWTGDNVATWEYLKISVPMLLSLSLTGLHFCGADVGGFVQDPDPELLVRWYQAGALQPFFRGHSSKDTKRREPWLFGDDVTSAIRSAIQQRYFLLPYWYTLFYQAHTSALPPIRPLWVEFPKDTDMFAVENQYMIGSALLVCPVTDPGVSEVKVLLPGSDQLWYATDTAKVYGGGRILDFSVTLNTVPVFQRGGTVVPRRSGCGSCTADLQQHSITLTVALDSKGNADGFLYLDDGHSFSFRDRMQFCLRSFSMRAGKLVSSCADDKGLFVSDDKVESVVILGLNSLKRKPKLKSGTRKTPVMFTFEAKCLTITGLDLEIHKDWEIII from the exons ATGGAGGTGAACGCTTCTGAATCGTTTGAGAG TGTCGTTCCGGGTGATGAGGGGAAAGAGAAGTATAAGAAAAATGATGACATCTTATTCTACAG GCGACAGAAAGATAAAGGATCGTCTCACTACTTTGCCTCCCTTGAGACTTTAGTACTCACAGATAGATGTGCCAGTCTGGAGCTCTGTGAGCACGAGTCTCAG GACAGACTGTGTCTTCAAATACGGGTGacccaaaatggcacaatcAGAGTTTTAATTGATGAACTACAGGCAATTAAACCGCGTTATCGAGTTTCAGACGTTCTGACTGGAGAACCAACATATGTCCC GCTAAGGATTCAATGGCAAAAAGATGACTCTTTATCTCTAACATGGGGTCTTGGCGAGTACCAGCTCCTAGTTTCAGCCTCACCTTTCAGACTTGAGGTCACCTGCGATGGGGAAGAGATTGTCACACTCAATCCAGGGAACAGACTATGCTTTGAAACTCTGCAGGAACCAACTAG GACATCTTCAGGTTCACTTCAG GTTGATGAAGATCCATGTGGACTGTGGAAAGAAACATTCAGACAGTTTCAGGACATCAAGGCAAATG GTCCCAGTTCTGTGGGCATGGACTTGCGCCTCCACGGATTCAGCCATACATATGGTCTTCCTGAACATGCCGATACCCTGCTTTTAAAAGACACAAG TACCGCTGAGGCATATCGACTGTACAACTTGGATGTGTTTGCCTATGACATCAATAGCAGATTGGGCCTTTACGGTTCTGTCCCATTCATGCTAGCTCACAAGCCAGAGAGAACGCTTGGAGTGTTCTGGCTGAACGCGTCTGAGACATTGATTGACATTGAGTACAACCCAAAGCCAATCGAG GGTGCGAATGAACCACCAGAGAAGAAGAGTAAGATCACACCTCAGACTGATGTGAGATGGGTATCTGAGAGTGGCACAATTGACTGTTTCATTTTGCTGGGACCGTCGGCTGCCCAGGTGTTCTCCCAGTATGCGCAGCTCACAG GCTACCAGGCTCTGCCTCCACTGTTTTCTTTGGGATACCACCAGTGCCGCTGGAACTATGAGGACGAGGCAGACGTAAAAGCCGTGGATGCTGGATTTGACCTCCACAATattccttatgatgtcatatggTTGGATATTGAGCACACCGATGGGAAGCGCTATTTCACCTGGGACTCAAAGctttttccaaagccagtagaaCTACAACACCACCTGCAGAAGAAGAAAAGGAAG TTGGTTGTTATAAGTGATCCCCACATCAAGATCGATCCTGATTGGTCGTTTTACTGTGAAGCTAAAGAAGGAGGCCATATGGTGAAAAATAGAGAAGGTGGTGTTTATGAAGGAACCTGTTGGCCAG GTGAGTCCTGCTACTTGGACTTTAGCAGCTCAAAGACAAGGTCATGGTATGCCAGAAACTTCTCTCTAAACAAATATGAA GGGTCAACCGAATCGTTGTTTATCTGGAACGACATGAATGAACCATCTGTCTTTAATGGGCCAGAGCAGACAATGCCCAAAGATGCAGTTCACCATGGAGACTGGGAGCATAGAGACTTGCACAACTTATATGGTTTCCATCAG CACATGGCTACGTTTGAGGGTTTGTTAACCCGTTCCGGAGGTTTGGAGAGGCCGTTTGTCCTTTCACGTTCATTCTTTGCAGGGTCCCAAAGATGGG GTGCCATATGGACTGGGGACAATGTTGCTACTTGGGAATACTTGAAGATTTCAGTACCCATGCTGCTGTCACTAAGTTTGACAGGACTACatttttgtggag CTGATGTAGGGGGCTTTGTGCAAGACCCAGACCCTGAGCTGCTGGTCCGCTGGTACCAGGCTGGGGCTCTCCAGCCATTTTTCCGAGGACACTCATCTAAAGACACCAAACGTCGTGAGCCCTGGCTGTTTGGGGATGATGTCACTTCTGCAATTCGTTCTGCTATTCAGCAGAGATACTTTCTCTTGCCATACTGGTACACTTTGTTTTACCAAGCACACACTTCGGCTCTGCCTCCTATCAG ACCTCTTTGGGTAGAGTTTCCAAAAGACACAGACATGTTTGCTGTAGAGAATCAGTACATGATCG GAAGTGCTCTTCTTGTGTGCCCTGTGACTGACCCTGGAGTCTCTGAGGTCAAGGTTTTACTGCCAGGATCTGATCAG CTTTGGTATGCCACAGACACCGCTAAGGTATACGGTGGTGGCAGAATTCTGGATTTTTCAGTAACTTTGAACACT GTGCCTGTATTTCAGCGTGGGGGGACAGTGGTACCCAGGAGATCAGGTTGTGGTTCGTGTACAGCTGACCTACAGCAGCATTCAATCACATTGACCGTAGCTTTGGACTCTAAG GGTAATGCTGATGGATTTCTTTATCTGGATGATGGCCATTCTTTCAGTTTTAGGGACAGGATGCAGTTCTGTCTGCGTAGTTTTAGCATGCGAGCAGGCAAACTTGTCAGCAG CTGTGCCGATGATAAAGGCTTGTTTGTCTCGGATGACAAAGTGGAATCAGTGGTCATTCTTGGTCTGAATAGTCTAAAAAGAAAACCTAAGCTCAAATCAG GTACAAGGAAAACTCCAGTCATGTTTACATTTGAAGCAAAGTGTCTGACTATAACTGGCTTGGACCTGGAAATACACAAAGATTGGGAAATAATAATCTag